From a single Ignavibacteriales bacterium genomic region:
- a CDS encoding alpha-galactosidase yields MNRRHSRLLFALITVSLSVAFSRPQEVAAPPNSPGSVEIKNDAITIRYDGQILFSGTMTGGGADIHQRTQVYQDGRKIQQIVLLTTMDWNKKIRISGTVVGSEEAFPCEADRPTERGNQGPLIVRHASGIGRNLRNRAVYDRKRDWAFSVDANPKFAIAPMELREDRHSFSVDIEGYEIVLRFRPRFYQNHRGLEFFEPWTYKPWTQSVAGWISWFAFFDKVSEKDMIETADVFSDALRPFGYEYFQMDDGYQRGNGGPDMWLNPNDKFPHGLKYLAEYIRGKGLKPGLWMGVGIFDDTLARKHPNWFLRDAKGMPVQGNWIQYPLDASNPEALQNVVRPIFKGFRDQGWEYFKVDGLRHLRYEGYNANRDYFDRKKVDLVDAYRKYAKTVRGEIGRDHFMLGCWGIRPELIGIIDGCRIGDDGFSYAGLAQYNSFNNIVWRNDPDHIELNEDAYKSTMVTSLTGSLLMLTDKPAVYKTPVIEPARRAAPVLFTQPGQLYDVDASRSDNLHRVNEEVSGSGPRVFDAGYVPLCHLYSLEVNRSFGSWLVLGRTGGEFHEIRFSDLGLPPDREYLVFEYWTRSLKGAFAEAFDPGEISSKYNCQLFCIRERENHPQLVATSRHISCGGYELRDVSWDGHALAGTSDVVSADPYTIFVYEPVGSQYQGTECEGAAVVAVSKRGLMREVTLKSEDSKTVRWRIKF; encoded by the coding sequence ATGAATCGACGCCATAGCAGGCTTCTCTTTGCTCTCATCACGGTCTCCCTCTCCGTTGCGTTTTCGCGGCCGCAGGAGGTTGCTGCGCCTCCCAACTCTCCCGGGTCGGTTGAGATCAAAAACGACGCAATCACAATCCGGTACGACGGACAGATTCTCTTCTCCGGAACGATGACCGGTGGAGGCGCGGATATTCATCAGCGCACGCAGGTCTACCAGGATGGACGGAAAATTCAGCAAATCGTCCTCCTGACGACGATGGATTGGAACAAGAAGATCAGGATCAGCGGAACCGTCGTCGGCAGCGAGGAAGCATTTCCGTGCGAGGCGGACCGCCCGACGGAGAGGGGAAACCAGGGTCCTTTAATTGTCCGGCATGCGTCCGGGATCGGACGCAATCTGCGGAATCGAGCGGTCTATGACAGGAAGCGGGACTGGGCTTTCTCCGTTGACGCGAATCCGAAGTTCGCCATTGCGCCAATGGAGCTGCGGGAGGACCGGCACTCCTTCTCAGTTGACATCGAAGGATATGAGATCGTCCTTCGTTTCAGACCGCGCTTCTATCAGAATCATCGCGGGTTGGAATTCTTTGAACCGTGGACATACAAGCCGTGGACACAGTCCGTGGCAGGATGGATTTCCTGGTTCGCGTTTTTCGACAAGGTGTCCGAAAAAGACATGATCGAAACGGCGGACGTTTTCTCCGATGCGCTCCGTCCTTTTGGGTATGAGTATTTTCAAATGGACGACGGTTATCAGCGCGGCAACGGTGGTCCGGACATGTGGCTCAATCCGAACGACAAGTTCCCGCACGGTCTCAAGTACCTCGCCGAGTACATCAGGGGTAAGGGGCTGAAACCGGGACTCTGGATGGGCGTCGGTATCTTTGACGACACCCTCGCACGAAAGCACCCCAATTGGTTTCTTCGAGATGCGAAGGGGATGCCCGTCCAGGGAAACTGGATCCAGTATCCGCTCGATGCTTCGAATCCTGAAGCATTACAGAACGTCGTCCGCCCCATCTTCAAGGGATTCCGTGATCAGGGCTGGGAGTACTTCAAGGTTGACGGATTGCGGCATCTCCGGTACGAAGGATACAACGCCAACCGTGACTATTTCGACCGCAAGAAGGTCGATCTTGTTGATGCCTACCGGAAGTATGCAAAAACCGTCCGCGGAGAAATCGGAAGAGACCATTTCATGCTCGGATGCTGGGGAATCCGCCCCGAACTCATCGGGATCATCGATGGCTGCCGCATCGGCGACGACGGGTTCTCCTACGCCGGACTCGCACAATACAACTCCTTCAACAACATCGTCTGGCGCAATGACCCGGACCATATCGAGTTGAACGAGGATGCCTACAAATCGACGATGGTAACCTCGCTGACCGGTTCCCTCTTGATGCTGACGGACAAGCCGGCGGTCTATAAGACGCCTGTCATCGAACCCGCCAGGAGGGCGGCCCCGGTCCTCTTTACGCAACCCGGACAACTGTACGATGTCGACGCGTCCCGTTCCGATAACCTCCACCGTGTCAACGAGGAGGTGAGCGGCTCGGGACCACGCGTGTTTGATGCGGGGTATGTTCCTCTGTGCCATCTGTACTCGCTTGAGGTCAACAGGTCATTCGGCTCGTGGCTCGTCCTGGGAAGAACCGGGGGAGAGTTCCATGAGATTCGTTTCTCGGATTTGGGTCTGCCGCCCGATCGGGAGTACCTCGTGTTCGAGTATTGGACCAGGTCTTTGAAGGGGGCGTTTGCCGAAGCGTTTGACCCGGGGGAAATCAGTTCCAAATACAACTGCCAGCTTTTCTGTATCAGGGAACGGGAGAACCATCCACAACTTGTTGCGACAAGCCGCCATATATCCTGTGGCGGATACGAACTTCGCGATGTATCTTGGGATGGCCATGCTCTGGCAGGAACGAGCGATGTTGTGTCCGCTGATCCGTACACGATCTTTGTCTATGAGCCGGTTGGATCTCAGTATCAAGGGACGGAGTGCGAGGGGGCTGCGGTTGTTGCTGTTTCCAAGCGTGGATTGATGCGAGAAGTGACGCTCAAGTCCGAAGATTCGAAAACCGTCAGGTGGCGGATAAAATTCTGA
- a CDS encoding alcohol dehydrogenase catalytic domain-containing protein, producing MAMTGVRLHAPREMKVEQLSDPKPPAKGEVLIRVGAAGICGSDLHTYLDAQIGDTKLRGPLVLGHEFAGTVEQVGDDAFTEDLTGLQPGMRVAVDPAQPCGLCELCLRGHPNLCTSLHFCGLYPDGGCFCERIVMPARSCFPLPDAVDLESGALLEPLGVALHAVDLAKPTSDESAVIVGAGPIGLLILQAATLAGMKPVYVVEQLPWRLSLVEKFGGIPIDSARTNAREKLMIQTLGRGVDVAFEAAWADSTIQLAAEMTRHGGCLVLVGIPREDQLTLQHSTARRKGLTILLSRRMKHTYPRAIDLVAKGLIDVKSLVSHRFPLTQVPQAFSLNADYRDHVVKVMITY from the coding sequence ATGGCCATGACCGGTGTACGACTCCACGCTCCGCGAGAAATGAAAGTGGAGCAGCTATCTGATCCGAAACCTCCAGCGAAAGGCGAGGTGCTCATTCGCGTGGGAGCTGCCGGCATCTGTGGCAGCGATCTTCACACGTATCTTGATGCACAGATAGGCGATACCAAGCTGAGGGGCCCTCTCGTCCTTGGGCATGAGTTCGCCGGTACGGTGGAACAGGTCGGCGACGATGCGTTCACCGAGGACCTGACCGGTTTGCAGCCGGGAATGCGCGTGGCGGTGGATCCGGCTCAGCCATGCGGTCTGTGCGAGTTGTGTCTCCGCGGTCATCCGAATCTTTGCACGAGTCTGCATTTCTGCGGCCTGTACCCGGACGGAGGATGTTTCTGTGAACGCATCGTGATGCCTGCCCGGTCCTGTTTCCCTCTTCCTGACGCAGTGGACCTGGAGTCCGGGGCATTGCTCGAACCATTGGGTGTTGCACTTCACGCTGTCGATCTCGCCAAGCCAACCTCAGATGAATCAGCGGTCATTGTCGGCGCAGGTCCGATCGGGCTCCTGATTCTCCAGGCCGCAACCCTTGCCGGCATGAAGCCGGTCTATGTCGTGGAGCAGCTTCCGTGGCGACTTTCGCTCGTCGAGAAGTTCGGCGGTATCCCGATCGACTCGGCCAGAACGAATGCGCGGGAAAAACTGATGATCCAGACGCTCGGGCGCGGCGTCGATGTCGCTTTCGAAGCCGCGTGGGCTGACTCGACGATTCAGCTCGCGGCGGAAATGACGCGCCACGGAGGTTGTCTCGTCCTGGTGGGAATTCCGCGCGAAGACCAGCTCACCCTGCAGCATTCGACGGCACGCCGCAAGGGGCTTACGATTCTGCTGTCGAGGCGCATGAAACACACGTATCCACGCGCCATCGATCTTGTGGCAAAAGGGCTCATCGACGTCAAAAGCCTAGTCAGTCACCGCTTCCCGCTGACACAAGTGCCCCAGGCCTTCTCGTTGAATGCGGATTACCGCGACCACGTTGTCAAAGTCATGATAACGTACTAA
- a CDS encoding glycoside hydrolase family 127 protein, which yields MKSIQSTFLALAALAIASTVVAPGQGAKDYPIKPVPFTQVHIKDSFWSQRLEINRTVTLPHNFKECEITGRVDNFAKAAGLKAGRYKGYQFNDSDVFKAIEGASYSLAIHPDEQLSHYLDSLITIIAAAQEEDGYLYTPRKLMDSSYAPPGGKNRWVGEKDGSHELYNVGHLYEAAVAHYLATGKRNLLDVALKNANLICSTFGPAGRHEVPGHQVIEIGLCKLYRVTGDEKYLKTAKFFLDERGDSKGHELIGEYAQDHIPVLEQDSAVGHSVRAAYMYAGMADVAALTGDPSYIKAIDRIWNDVVSTKMYLTGGIGATGGNEGFSHSYALPNMSAYCETCAAIANAFWNHRMFLLHGDSKYIDVLERIIYNGFLSGVSMEGNRFFYPNPLESFRGATRAAWFECACCPTNVVRFVPSIAGYIYAEDGSDIYVNLFIGGESTIKLGQRAVTMTQSTLYPWDGAVTLSVAPNTPAEFALKFRMPGWAQNRPVPSDLYRYTDQSNAPITLKVNGQAIAYSAANGYAIVKRMWKKGDVVEINFPMPVRRVAAHDKLLENTGRVALERGPVLFCAEWPDNKDGNVTNLVLSEKTPLTTEFRKDLLNGVQLVKAVSVPVRRTLERTVVSDPPQEFTAIPYYAWAHRGLGQMIVWLARDASAARPLPAPTIAYTSKVTASDKRRADAINDQLEPQNSIDHSIPFLHWWPRKGTAEWVQYDFNKEQTVSRIEVYWFDDTGIGECRLPKSWRALYKDGDTWKPVDSSAPYIVEKDKFCVVSFKPVRTTAVRLEVQSIPDFSAGMYEWKVE from the coding sequence ATGAAATCCATTCAATCGACGTTCCTTGCTCTCGCTGCGCTCGCCATCGCTTCGACAGTTGTGGCTCCCGGACAAGGGGCGAAAGACTATCCGATCAAACCTGTGCCGTTCACACAGGTTCATATCAAGGACAGTTTCTGGTCTCAACGGCTCGAGATCAATAGAACCGTCACGCTTCCGCACAACTTCAAGGAATGCGAAATAACCGGCCGCGTGGACAACTTCGCAAAGGCCGCGGGCCTGAAGGCTGGAAGGTACAAAGGGTATCAGTTCAACGATTCCGATGTCTTCAAGGCGATCGAAGGAGCCTCCTATTCGCTTGCGATCCATCCGGATGAGCAGCTGTCTCATTACCTCGATAGCCTCATTACAATCATCGCGGCTGCGCAGGAAGAGGACGGGTACCTCTATACGCCTCGGAAACTCATGGATTCGTCGTACGCGCCGCCTGGCGGAAAGAACAGGTGGGTTGGCGAGAAAGACGGCAGTCACGAGCTCTACAATGTCGGCCACTTGTATGAGGCGGCTGTCGCCCATTATCTCGCAACGGGAAAACGGAACCTGCTCGATGTCGCGCTCAAGAACGCAAACCTTATCTGCAGCACGTTCGGCCCGGCGGGAAGGCATGAAGTCCCCGGACATCAGGTCATTGAGATCGGATTGTGCAAACTCTACCGCGTCACGGGCGATGAAAAGTATTTGAAAACGGCCAAGTTCTTTCTTGACGAACGGGGAGATTCGAAGGGACACGAACTGATAGGCGAATATGCGCAGGACCATATCCCGGTGCTTGAGCAGGACAGCGCGGTGGGGCACTCCGTGCGTGCGGCCTACATGTACGCAGGTATGGCCGACGTTGCTGCGTTGACCGGAGACCCGAGCTATATCAAGGCCATTGACAGGATTTGGAACGATGTCGTGAGCACGAAGATGTACCTTACAGGAGGTATTGGTGCGACGGGTGGGAATGAAGGCTTCAGCCATTCGTACGCCCTGCCAAACATGAGCGCTTACTGCGAAACATGTGCTGCCATCGCGAATGCGTTCTGGAACCACCGGATGTTTCTCCTCCACGGCGACAGCAAATATATCGACGTGCTGGAAAGAATCATCTACAATGGTTTTCTCTCGGGAGTGTCGATGGAAGGGAATCGGTTTTTCTATCCGAACCCGCTCGAATCGTTCCGCGGCGCAACCCGCGCAGCATGGTTCGAGTGTGCCTGCTGCCCGACAAATGTTGTCCGGTTTGTTCCGTCAATCGCAGGCTACATCTATGCTGAAGACGGCAGCGATATCTATGTGAATCTCTTTATCGGCGGCGAATCCACGATCAAACTCGGTCAGCGGGCGGTCACGATGACGCAGTCTACGCTGTATCCATGGGACGGCGCCGTCACCTTGTCCGTCGCACCGAACACGCCGGCTGAATTCGCCTTGAAGTTCCGGATGCCCGGTTGGGCACAGAACCGGCCGGTGCCGAGTGATCTCTACCGGTATACGGATCAATCGAACGCGCCGATCACGCTCAAGGTCAATGGTCAGGCAATCGCTTATTCGGCGGCAAATGGGTACGCAATCGTGAAACGCATGTGGAAAAAGGGGGACGTCGTGGAGATCAACTTCCCCATGCCGGTCCGGCGGGTGGCGGCACATGACAAGCTCCTCGAAAACACGGGGCGTGTTGCGCTCGAACGAGGACCTGTGCTGTTTTGTGCCGAATGGCCCGACAACAAGGACGGAAATGTCACGAACCTCGTCTTGTCTGAGAAGACGCCATTGACGACTGAATTCAGAAAAGATCTGCTCAACGGCGTTCAACTGGTCAAAGCCGTGTCGGTTCCTGTGAGGAGGACGCTCGAGCGGACCGTGGTTTCGGATCCTCCCCAGGAATTTACCGCCATCCCCTACTATGCCTGGGCACACCGCGGACTTGGCCAGATGATTGTATGGCTCGCACGGGATGCCTCCGCTGCGCGGCCCCTGCCGGCGCCGACGATTGCATACACGAGCAAGGTGACCGCCTCGGATAAACGGCGCGCGGATGCGATCAATGACCAACTTGAGCCGCAGAACTCCATCGATCATTCTATACCGTTCCTCCATTGGTGGCCTCGCAAAGGAACCGCCGAGTGGGTCCAGTATGATTTCAACAAGGAGCAGACTGTCTCACGGATCGAAGTGTATTGGTTCGACGATACCGGAATCGGCGAGTGCCGCCTTCCGAAATCGTGGCGGGCTCTTTATAAAGACGGGGACACATGGAAGCCAGTCGACTCCAGCGCACCGTACATCGTGGAAAAGGACAAGTTTTGCGTCGTCTCATTCAAGCCGGTACGGACCACAGCCGTGCGTCTCGAGGTCCAGTCGATTCCTGATTTCTCGGCGGGAATGTACGAATGGAAGGTCGAATAA
- a CDS encoding glycoside hydrolase family 127 protein, with the protein MKSVLVACCLLTSLSYTHASEPKEKPGARKLALTAQVQFKARPFDLKQVRLLSGPLKELLDRNRMYLLSLSVDRLVHNFRVNAGLPSKAEPLGGWEAPNCELRGHFTGHFMSACALMYSATGDERVKQRGMEVVTALASCQKALGSSGYISAYPEELIDRVESGKRVWAPYYTLHKIMAGLLDMYAMCDDQQALTVVTNMAGWVKSRTDRLDEKQMQTMLKVEFGGMAETLSDLYAVTGDQAHRALARRFEKRSFLDPLIERRDELKGLHVNTHIPQVIGAARRYELTGEKSYFDAASYFWNEVVDVRSYVTGGTSNFEHWREDPHHLSDQLSQESHENCCTYNMLKLTDHLFSWSADSRFADYYERALFSAILPTHHPDVGGAIMYYVPLRSGLFKMFGIPDSSYFCCNGSGIESFAKLGSGIYYHSDDELFVNLFVSSEVRWVEKGATIRQETMFPDQESSEISMKLRSVTELTLLIRMPSWTTKGFEVRVNGKVQTVKPSARGYVELRRKWNTGDVILISLPMELRLSRFQDDRTLGAILYGPVVLAGALGTEVMTKEMQNGLGLPDVDRMVSQGAAIPVPSLVVSNPDPNSWIRQVPGKPLTFRTVGVGEPNDVTLIPFYRTFGQRYAVYWNMYAPYEWQARQKSRPHLAPGIVDHVLVGDSESDRDHNFQAWRFEKGERRGRKWVQSPLSFRYDVAVRPGRANDLVCVFGEGEKESAFDILVDGVKIAAQAIGAATGAEFVEKKYAIPEELLSGKNRVAVTFRARDNKTTAQLYDCLISVKKD; encoded by the coding sequence ATGAAATCCGTTCTGGTAGCATGCTGCCTCCTCACATCGCTGTCGTATACGCACGCGTCGGAGCCAAAGGAGAAACCGGGCGCCAGGAAACTGGCCCTGACTGCGCAAGTGCAGTTCAAGGCGCGTCCCTTTGATCTGAAACAGGTCAGGCTGCTTTCCGGACCCCTCAAGGAACTCCTCGATCGAAACAGAATGTACCTTCTCAGTCTCTCCGTCGATCGGCTTGTCCACAATTTCCGCGTCAACGCTGGACTCCCGTCAAAGGCGGAGCCGCTCGGCGGATGGGAAGCTCCGAATTGCGAGCTCCGCGGACATTTCACCGGTCACTTCATGTCGGCTTGTGCTTTGATGTATTCCGCGACAGGTGACGAGCGAGTGAAGCAAAGGGGGATGGAGGTCGTCACTGCGTTGGCATCTTGTCAGAAGGCGCTTGGTTCATCCGGATATATCAGCGCCTATCCGGAAGAATTGATAGATCGGGTTGAAAGTGGCAAGCGTGTGTGGGCGCCATATTATACACTGCACAAGATCATGGCTGGGTTGCTCGATATGTACGCGATGTGCGACGATCAGCAGGCGCTCACGGTCGTCACGAACATGGCTGGCTGGGTGAAGTCGCGCACCGACCGGCTCGATGAGAAGCAGATGCAAACGATGTTGAAGGTCGAGTTTGGTGGCATGGCGGAAACCCTCTCTGATCTCTATGCCGTCACGGGAGATCAGGCTCATCGTGCTTTGGCGCGGAGATTTGAAAAGCGGTCATTCCTCGATCCGCTCATCGAGCGGAGGGATGAGCTGAAGGGACTGCATGTGAACACACACATTCCACAGGTTATCGGTGCTGCGCGCAGGTATGAACTGACCGGTGAGAAATCGTACTTCGATGCGGCATCGTACTTCTGGAATGAAGTCGTGGATGTCCGTTCGTATGTCACTGGCGGCACGAGCAACTTTGAACACTGGCGTGAAGACCCGCATCATCTCTCGGACCAGTTGAGCCAGGAATCGCACGAGAACTGCTGCACCTACAACATGCTCAAGCTCACCGATCACCTGTTTTCCTGGTCTGCGGATTCCCGGTTCGCCGACTACTATGAGCGCGCCCTCTTCAGCGCCATCCTTCCTACACATCACCCAGATGTCGGCGGGGCGATCATGTACTATGTGCCGTTGAGATCGGGACTGTTCAAGATGTTCGGCATTCCTGACTCCTCGTATTTCTGCTGCAACGGATCGGGCATCGAGTCGTTCGCCAAGCTGGGCAGCGGTATCTACTACCATAGCGACGATGAGCTTTTTGTGAACCTGTTTGTTTCTTCTGAAGTGCGATGGGTTGAGAAAGGAGCAACCATCCGACAGGAAACCATGTTCCCGGATCAGGAGTCATCTGAGATCAGCATGAAGCTTCGGTCCGTCACGGAGCTCACACTTCTTATTCGCATGCCTTCCTGGACCACGAAGGGTTTTGAAGTCAGGGTCAACGGAAAGGTTCAGACGGTCAAACCTAGTGCCAGGGGATATGTCGAACTTCGTCGAAAATGGAATACAGGGGATGTGATACTAATCAGTCTGCCGATGGAGCTGAGACTATCGCGGTTCCAGGATGATCGGACGCTGGGCGCAATTCTCTATGGCCCGGTCGTTCTTGCCGGAGCATTGGGGACTGAAGTGATGACGAAGGAAATGCAGAATGGATTGGGGCTGCCGGATGTCGATCGCATGGTTTCTCAGGGGGCGGCTATTCCAGTTCCCTCCCTGGTCGTTTCGAACCCGGATCCAAACAGCTGGATCAGGCAAGTGCCGGGCAAGCCCTTGACTTTTCGGACTGTCGGAGTCGGAGAGCCGAATGACGTGACGCTGATTCCCTTCTACAGAACATTCGGACAACGATACGCCGTCTATTGGAACATGTACGCTCCGTATGAATGGCAGGCGCGTCAGAAATCGCGTCCTCACCTGGCCCCGGGAATCGTTGACCATGTGCTCGTGGGGGATTCGGAGTCGGATCGCGATCATAATTTCCAGGCCTGGCGGTTTGAAAAAGGGGAGAGGCGGGGACGAAAATGGGTGCAATCACCTCTGTCGTTCCGCTATGATGTCGCCGTCCGCCCCGGCCGTGCCAACGACCTCGTGTGCGTATTCGGTGAAGGGGAGAAGGAATCCGCTTTCGACATTCTCGTCGATGGTGTAAAGATCGCCGCCCAGGCGATAGGTGCCGCGACAGGGGCCGAATTCGTTGAGAAGAAGTATGCGATTCCGGAGGAGCTGCTCAGCGGCAAGAACAGAGTGGCTGTCACGTTCCGAGCGCGGGATAACAAAACAACTGCCCAGTTGTACGACTGTTTGATATCGGTTAAAAAAGACTGA
- the araD gene encoding L-ribulose-5-phosphate 4-epimerase AraD, with the protein MSSISGLKQRVWKANRELPHMGLVVQAFGNVSGIDRAEGLVAIKPSGVPYHDLKVDDIVVVDLENKIVEGRLRPSSDTKTHTHLYRSFPEIGGIVHTHSTYAVAWAQALKPIPILGTTHADFLPGEIPCTEVMSDEMIQGDYEEETGKQIVNAFGARSYRDTQMVLVGGHGPFAWGDSPEQALHHSQILEGLAKMAYLTLQINPAAMPLKRTLINKHYLRKHGPDAYYGQK; encoded by the coding sequence ATGAGCTCAATCAGCGGACTTAAGCAGCGTGTGTGGAAGGCGAACAGGGAATTGCCGCACATGGGACTCGTTGTGCAGGCGTTTGGCAACGTCAGCGGGATCGACCGCGCTGAGGGCCTGGTGGCGATCAAGCCGAGCGGTGTGCCGTACCACGATCTCAAAGTGGATGACATTGTCGTGGTCGACCTGGAAAACAAGATTGTTGAGGGAAGGCTCCGGCCGTCTTCGGACACGAAGACCCATACGCATTTGTACCGGAGCTTTCCGGAGATAGGCGGCATTGTCCACACTCATTCGACGTATGCGGTAGCGTGGGCGCAGGCCCTGAAACCGATACCGATACTCGGAACGACGCACGCGGACTTCCTGCCGGGCGAGATCCCCTGCACCGAGGTCATGAGCGATGAGATGATCCAAGGCGACTATGAGGAGGAAACAGGAAAGCAGATTGTGAACGCGTTCGGCGCTCGTTCATACAGAGACACTCAAATGGTGCTCGTCGGTGGTCATGGACCGTTCGCATGGGGGGACTCTCCGGAGCAGGCCTTGCATCATAGTCAGATACTCGAAGGACTGGCGAAAATGGCATATCTGACGCTGCAAATTAATCCGGCGGCGATGCCGCTGAAGAGAACGTTGATCAATAAACACTACCTGAGAAAGCATGGTCCTGATGCATACTACGGGCAGAAATAG
- a CDS encoding aryl-sulfate sulfotransferase → MKQLLLLIFALSAGLLPAQTRFGSGLRDNFPADLPLPTISALNNPSDGYMFAAVPYWGTGGSYLVMYNNQGRPVFYRKTPTTCSDFRLHGNGLLTYFDYASSKFFAMDSTLALVDSFWVQNGFTTDEHDIKILANGNVLLIGNGFRFFDMSQLVPGGDRNASVVVNVVQEIDKKRNVVFEWKAYEHYKLTDVGPEVNLLDPSFIHSHINSIDFDLDSNLVLSSRNLEEITKIDRKNGNIVWRLGGKNNQFRFVNDSVGFSAQHAASILSNGNLVLFDNGVYHKPHVSRALEYKLDEVNKTATLVWSYRNTPDVASIFWGNVQRLKNGNTFISWGKSQLGATEVNARGEKVFEMSFPADVFSYRIFRFPLNLQSVTSIVENTPVASEIRLERNFPNPFNSTTAISYVLPALSGVEGSANGFASLKVFDVLGRQVATLVNEQQAPGTHKAFFAPDNLPSGLYLFGLQVGNVSKVGKMLYLK, encoded by the coding sequence TTGAAACAGCTCCTCCTTCTCATCTTCGCTCTCTCTGCAGGACTTCTTCCTGCTCAAACCAGATTTGGCAGCGGTCTTCGCGATAATTTCCCCGCCGATCTTCCGCTGCCTACAATCTCTGCGCTGAACAACCCGTCCGACGGATACATGTTCGCAGCTGTGCCGTATTGGGGAACGGGCGGATCGTATCTGGTGATGTACAACAACCAGGGGCGTCCTGTGTTCTACCGCAAAACCCCCACAACGTGTTCAGATTTCAGATTGCACGGCAATGGCTTGCTCACATATTTCGATTATGCCTCGAGCAAGTTCTTTGCCATGGATTCCACGCTCGCTCTCGTCGACAGCTTCTGGGTGCAGAACGGATTCACGACCGACGAGCACGACATCAAAATCCTCGCAAACGGCAACGTCCTGCTCATCGGCAATGGCTTCAGGTTCTTTGACATGAGTCAGCTTGTCCCCGGCGGAGATCGCAACGCCAGCGTCGTTGTGAATGTGGTGCAGGAAATCGACAAGAAGAGGAATGTAGTCTTTGAATGGAAAGCGTATGAACACTACAAATTGACGGACGTCGGGCCGGAAGTCAATCTCCTTGACCCGTCGTTCATTCACTCGCACATCAATTCGATCGATTTCGACCTCGACAGTAACCTCGTTCTGTCGAGCAGGAACCTGGAAGAGATCACGAAGATCGACCGGAAGAACGGGAACATTGTGTGGCGGTTGGGAGGAAAGAACAACCAGTTCAGGTTCGTCAATGATTCTGTCGGTTTTAGCGCTCAGCACGCAGCCAGCATCCTCTCGAACGGGAATCTGGTTCTCTTCGATAACGGCGTTTACCACAAACCCCATGTTTCCCGCGCTCTTGAGTACAAGCTGGACGAAGTCAACAAGACCGCAACGCTTGTCTGGTCGTACCGGAATACACCTGATGTTGCGAGCATTTTCTGGGGGAATGTGCAGAGGCTGAAGAACGGGAACACATTCATCAGTTGGGGCAAAAGTCAGCTTGGGGCGACAGAAGTCAATGCGAGAGGCGAGAAGGTTTTTGAGATGTCCTTCCCGGCGGATGTCTTCAGTTACAGGATATTCCGGTTTCCGTTGAATCTACAGAGTGTCACCTCTATCGTCGAAAACACTCCCGTCGCAAGCGAGATACGTCTGGAGCGGAACTTCCCGAATCCGTTTAATTCCACGACGGCCATCAGCTATGTGCTGCCTGCCCTGAGCGGAGTCGAAGGGTCGGCTAATGGCTTCGCCTCACTCAAGGTCTTTGACGTGCTCGGAAGACAGGTGGCCACTCTCGTGAACGAACAGCAGGCGCCCGGGACGCACAAAGCGTTCTTCGCGCCGGACAATCTGCCAAGCGGATTGTATCTTTTCGGATTGCAGGTTGGGAATGTCTCAAAAGTGGGGAAGATGCTCTATCTGAAATAA